Genomic window (Spirosoma sp. KCTC 42546):
ATTACGTTACCTACATCCGAAACGTGACGTCCTTACCGCAGGAAGTGCCCCTATTACTGGAACATCTGCGCACAGCAGATGAGTACGACGAAGCCCGGCAATTCGTGATCAGTCAGGCAGTGAAGGCACAGGTTGAATTGGCGTAAATAAGGTTTATTAACCACAGAGTGGTACGCCATTGCGACACGGAGAATACAGAGTTTTTAATTTATTTTATACTCTGTGTTCTCCGTGTCGCAATGGCGCACCACTCTGTGTTCATAAAAATCGTGATCTTATAAATCCGGGATGTCTTTAATCCGAACTTTCATAACCGGGCGTTCGCCCTTGGGGACAATGGCAATAAACGTATTGCTTACTGTTTCGCCATTTCGGAGCATAAAACCGGCCTGCACATTGGTGGTGCTGGTTACCTCTTTCCCTTCCGAATTTTTTATCCGTTGCTGATAAGGCACCGTGAACGGTCGGGCTACGACTGTACCGCTTTTTGAGGTCAATCGTTTTCCGGTGGCATTCAGGCAATCGAATACCGCCAGTTGATTGGGTTCATCGCCACTTAAAAAGGTTGGTTTCGGAAACATCAATTTGGTGCAGTTGCTCCGGTTGGTGGCGTAAATCGCAACTTCGTAACGCATGAAGTTCTCCCCGCTAATTTCCATTTGACGTTCATTGCGGATCTCGAAACCATAGTCAATGCCATTCAATTGAGCGGGTTTCCCAGCCTCGACATCATAGGCTTGCTGGGCAAAAATAGGAGAGGAGAGGGTTGTTAAGAACAGGGAATAACGTAAAAATCGATTCATTGAAATAAGGACTAGGTTAAAGTTGTACACTACGGATTATGTATGCTTATCAAGCTGAAAGCCCCAAAAATAACTATCATTTGAGATATTTTCACGTTCTGCCTCATTGCCTTACGCATCCTGACTCAGGCTTTATCAAACGGTCAACTACCTGGAAATGGCCAACCAGCGCAGTTCAGTGGTCTCACTAAAAAATGAGTGGTTTAGGTAACTCCCGCACGCACCTGATCGGGTAGTTTATTCGCGGTTAGAACTTATTAAGCAACTGCGCAAATTGACGATCGAAAATCAATTTTCGTACTCCTAAACAGCCTTCAACTTTTCGTTACTTATGATTTGGTTACCAACCTCTACTAGGCATGTTCGTCACTTGCTGGGAGTCGCCGGGGCTACTATAGCCCTATACGCGTGTATGAACACCCAGAAAAATGCTACTCATACCGGAATGACGACCACTGTATCTGAGTCAGTTATCGGCACTGCCCCCGCACCAACTGCTCCGAAGCGTGCCAATCCCCCCCGGATTCTGGTTTTTTCAAAGACAAAAGGCTGGAAACATACCTCCATTCCGTTTGGTATTGCCGCCTTCCAGAAACTCGGACGAGAGAATAATTTCAGGGTTGATACCACCAAAAATGCGGCTTATTTTAACGACGATAGCCTCCGGAATTACCAGGCCGTCGTCTGGCTTAGTACCACAGGGAACGTATTGAACCAGGTCCAACAGGCTGCTTTTGAGCGGTACATTCAGGCCGGTGGCGGCTATCTGGGTATTCACGCGGCTGCCGATACCGAATATGACTGGCCCTGGTACAACAAACTCGCGGGTGGCTATTTTGCCAGTCACCCCAGTCAATCCAATGTTCGTAAAGCAACGGTTGACGTAACGGACAAGAACCACTCGTCGACCAGCATGCTGCCCGATCATTGGGAGCGAACCGATGAATGGTACAACTACCGTTCACTCTATTCCGACTTGCACGTATTGGCCAGTCTGGACGAGAGTACCTACGAAGGGGGGATTAATGGAAGCAATCACCCCATTGCCTGGTATCACGAATTCGATGGCGGGCGAGCGTATTATACCGGCGGAGGGCACGAAGATTCCAGTTTCAGTGAGCCGCTGTTTGTACAACACCTGCTGGGCGCGCTGAACTGGGTGATGGGAACTGGTAAGGCGCTGGACTACAGTAAAGCACATGCCGTGGTAATGCCCGAAGAAAACCGTTTTGTGAAAACCGTATTGGTCAATGACCTGAACGAGCCAATGGAACTGGCCGTTGCCGACGATGGTCGGGTATTCTTCACCGAGCGGAGCGGCAATTTGTGGGTGTATAACAACCGAACAAATACCTACAAAGTAATCCATCGGTTTGCGGTAACTACCAAGCAGGGCTTTGGTGTACAGGGCATTACGCTCGATCCGAAGTTTTCGACAAATCACTGGCTGTATGTGTATTACTCGCCCAATACCGACAAAGACCCGACTTACCATCTGTCGCGCTTTGTGGTCAAGGCCGATAATTCGCTCGATCTGACTTCCGAAAAAGTACTGCTCAAACTACCGGGCGAATTTGAAGCCAGCGCTCACCACGGCGGGTCGCTGGCCTGGGATAAAGAAGGCAATCTGTTCCTCTCGACGGGCGACAATACCAACCCCTTCCCATCGAATGGCTACTCACCCATTGATGAGCGCCCTGATCATCTGACACTCGATGCGCAACGTACAGCGGCCAATACCAACGATCTGCGCGGTAAAGTCTTACGAATTCACCCCCAGGCCGACGGAACATACACCATTCCCGACGGCAACTTATTCCCGAAAGGCACGGCTCAAACACGGCCAGAGATTTACACGATGGGTTTGCGCAACCCGTATAGGATTGCCGTAAATCCTAAATCATCGGTATTGTACTGGGGCGAAATTGGCCCGGATGCCGGGAAGGATAGTACGATTGGGCCAAGAGGATATGATGAGTTCAATCAGGCCAAAAAACCGGGTAATTATGGCTGGCCATTGTTTATCGGCAACAGTCAGCCATACCCAAAGCTTGACTTTGCAACCAATGCACTCGGACCCAAATTTGACCCGAAAGCACCAGTCAATAACTCGGTC
Coding sequences:
- a CDS encoding ABC transporter permease encodes the protein MNRFLRYSLFLTTLSSPIFAQQAYDVEAGKPAQLNGIDYGFEIRNERQMEISGENFMRYEVAIYATNRSNCTKLMFPKPTFLSGDEPNQLAVFDCLNATGKRLTSKSGTVVARPFTVPYQQRIKNSEGKEVTSTTNVQAGFMLRNGETVSNTFIAIVPKGERPVMKVRIKDIPDL